The genomic region AAAGAAGGTACGCCTTTATCCTAATCGGCATACCTTCGTTTTCAATCTTTCGCTAAACAAATATGTCACTTATATTCTTACATTTTTAGCTTTTTGGTTTCCCTATGGCAATCCAATGGAAGATGCCGTTAGGTTTTGGTGTGAATTTATGACGTGTAATCGTTATTGTCGCTGTTTCAGTTGTTTGTTCTTTGATCACACAGTGGCAAGCAGGATGGTTGGTCATAGCTACAATCACATAGTCCTCATCGGCATAAGCTTCATCAAGAGGCACGGTCACATCCACTGTTTCACCTTCTTCTTCAAATTCAAAAGAGAGGATCCCACACTGTTGTAATGTTTGACGGTTCTTAGCTCCTGTTTGTATAGGGTTAAAGGAAAGTTTATCCTTGGTAATCGCCCCATCAGCCACATGCTTCTGCTGTACAATGCCTTGGGCAAGGTGATCCTGGTTAATTT from Caldalkalibacillus salinus harbors:
- a CDS encoding WIAG-tail domain; this encodes INQDHLAQGIVQQKHVADGAITKDKLSFNPIQTGAKNRQTLQQCGILSFEFEEEGETVDVTVPLDEAYADEDYVIVAMTNHPACHCVIKEQTTETATITITRHKFTPKPNGIFHWIAIGKPKS